In candidate division WOR-3 bacterium, the following are encoded in one genomic region:
- a CDS encoding UPF0158 family protein: MVRKLRVSERDLLFALTNQMQETAHYLDLETGEVIPVFSFNRDEILKLIRQHPDRYLRLAPQSSRESQEMLKGFIRTISRQSLKTQLLSALQEKRVFARFREVLARFPNELKRWHSYRIMILTEPLRRKLREKGVELVLIPDRDEKHDYQELDDPTGE; encoded by the coding sequence ATGGTGCGCAAACTGCGGGTGTCGGAGCGGGACCTGCTCTTTGCTCTCACCAACCAGATGCAGGAAACCGCCCATTACCTGGATCTGGAAACCGGCGAGGTGATCCCGGTCTTCAGCTTCAACCGGGACGAAATTCTGAAACTGATCCGTCAGCACCCGGACCGCTACCTCAGACTGGCACCGCAGTCCAGCCGGGAAAGCCAGGAGATGCTCAAGGGGTTCATCCGGACCATCTCCCGCCAAAGCCTGAAGACACAGCTCCTTTCCGCCCTGCAGGAGAAACGGGTCTTTGCCCGGTTCCGGGAGGTGCTTGCCCGGTTTCCCAACGAACTCAAACGCTGGCACAGCTACCGGATAATGATTCTGACCGAACCGCTGCGCCGCAAGCTCAGGGAAAAAGGGGTGGAACTGGTCCTGATCCCGGATCGGGATGAAAAG
- a CDS encoding M1 family aminopeptidase produces the protein MTISFAQPLTEGKFNPFPRSDWSWAESTHHFDVRHYRIDLDLPMNSGAMTAHCRVELIARHDHFDTFSLHFINLVCDSVRRDGNPCTFTTGSGRLLIDLDREFANGESLAVDIYYRRNAGTQNRGFYYYSRGTQGIPYAICYSTTEPADARYWFPSFDEPWDKAERGCQVNITTPDTMSGCANGTLDSVTVSGGRKTCWWTHRYPISTYLVTFAASRWASFTQWYHPAPGESVPIMNFMWPGDSSRAVSAFRNVPVMLEFFSDSSRYGPYPFATEKYGHVVAYPFQWGGMENQTLTMVHRYWITNGNDNGIAHELSHHWWGDMVTCLDWRNIWLNEGFATYSDELFTCHQQGLSSFYSLIRSRARDYFSEESTDTHPIYAPPSGHEFDWGHSYCKGAWVQHMLRYVLGDTTWNRPGIFFSALRAYGESLKYRNASTADYQRICERVTGLDLGWFFDEWVYSYGYPVYTVGWQSVPAGDSWELVIDLSQNNMSGAPAIFHMPVEVRVLFNGTDTVIRYPVSANPQRNRFRFALEPTGIEFDPNEWILEVHTVNTGIASDQNGSPLPPVPELRLGASLTRAPVKIEYTVPGATPLELAVFDPAGRRVARLVNSIQGPGKFGICWNGTDADGRPLPAGIYLVRLSTPRQLQVVRLALLE, from the coding sequence TTGACCATCAGCTTCGCCCAGCCGTTAACTGAGGGCAAATTCAACCCCTTCCCCCGTTCCGACTGGAGCTGGGCCGAATCCACCCATCACTTCGATGTCCGGCACTACCGGATTGACCTGGATCTGCCGATGAACTCCGGCGCCATGACCGCCCACTGCCGGGTTGAACTCATTGCCCGGCACGACCACTTTGACACCTTCAGTCTTCACTTTATCAATCTGGTGTGCGACTCGGTGCGGCGTGACGGCAACCCCTGTACATTCACCACCGGCTCCGGCAGACTCCTGATCGATCTCGACCGCGAATTCGCAAATGGTGAATCGCTGGCGGTTGACATCTACTACCGGCGCAATGCCGGCACCCAGAACCGCGGCTTCTACTACTATTCCCGCGGCACCCAGGGCATTCCCTATGCCATCTGCTACTCCACCACCGAACCTGCTGATGCCCGCTACTGGTTCCCGAGCTTTGACGAACCATGGGACAAGGCGGAGCGCGGCTGTCAGGTGAACATCACCACGCCCGACACCATGTCCGGCTGTGCCAACGGCACCCTCGACAGCGTTACCGTCAGCGGCGGCAGGAAAACCTGCTGGTGGACTCACCGCTATCCGATCAGCACCTACCTTGTCACCTTTGCCGCCTCGCGCTGGGCAAGTTTCACCCAGTGGTATCATCCGGCACCGGGTGAATCGGTTCCAATTATGAACTTCATGTGGCCCGGAGATTCCAGCCGGGCGGTCAGCGCCTTCCGCAATGTCCCGGTCATGCTGGAATTCTTCTCCGACTCCAGCCGCTACGGACCTTACCCCTTTGCCACCGAAAAATATGGTCATGTGGTTGCCTATCCTTTCCAGTGGGGCGGAATGGAAAACCAGACCCTGACCATGGTGCACCGCTACTGGATCACGAACGGCAATGACAACGGCATCGCCCATGAGCTGTCCCATCACTGGTGGGGCGACATGGTCACCTGTCTGGACTGGCGGAACATCTGGCTCAACGAAGGCTTCGCCACCTACTCCGATGAACTGTTCACCTGCCACCAGCAGGGGCTGAGCTCATTCTACAGCCTGATCCGCTCCCGTGCCCGCGACTACTTCTCCGAAGAGTCCACCGACACCCATCCGATTTATGCCCCGCCGTCCGGACATGAGTTTGACTGGGGACACTCCTACTGCAAGGGTGCATGGGTCCAGCACATGCTCCGATATGTACTCGGCGACACCACCTGGAACCGGCCCGGCATCTTTTTCTCCGCCCTGCGCGCCTATGGCGAAAGCCTGAAATACCGCAACGCCTCAACCGCAGACTACCAGCGCATCTGCGAACGGGTCACCGGACTTGACCTCGGCTGGTTCTTTGACGAATGGGTCTACTCCTACGGCTATCCGGTCTACACCGTCGGCTGGCAGAGTGTGCCTGCTGGTGACTCCTGGGAGCTGGTAATTGACCTGAGCCAGAACAACATGAGCGGTGCGCCCGCAATCTTCCATATGCCGGTGGAGGTCAGGGTGCTCTTTAACGGCACCGACACCGTCATCCGCTATCCGGTTTCCGCCAATCCCCAGCGTAACCGGTTCCGGTTTGCGCTGGAGCCGACCGGCATCGAATTTGACCCGAACGAGTGGATTCTTGAGGTCCATACGGTCAATACCGGAATCGCTTCGGATCAGAACGGCAGCCCCCTGCCACCGGTTCCGGAACTGCGGCTCGGTGCCAGTCTGACCCGTGCGCCGGTAAAAATTGAGTATACGGTTCCCGGCGCCACCCCGCTGGAACTGGCGGTCTTTGACCCTGCGGGAAGAAGGGTCGCCCGCCTCGTCAACAGCATTCAAGGACCGGGCAAATTCGGCATCTGCTGGAACGGCACAGACGCTGACGGCAGACCGTTACCGGCGGGCATCTATCTCGTCCGGCTGTCAACCCCGAGACAGCTGCAGGTGGTAAGACTCGCACTGCTCGAGTGA
- a CDS encoding sodium:solute symporter, protein MSPAVVYALVLFFYLAALFLIGLVTSARMKRSAEGFYLGSRSLGPWVTAFSFVAAYFSSVVIIGGGGFGYKFGMSTLWIGATNILVGTLLAWIVLGRRTRALTARLGAITLPDLLAKRYSSPAVRIYSALIIGIFLLIYSVSVLQGMGHSFSVLMDLPYIYGLLLSGVIIIVYVALGGYLAVVWTGFFQAWIMIFSLLLLTAAAVARAGGLNQLFTRLAAIEGGRYVQTPGAWSWAGLLSYAAIVSFGVWGMPQLVSRFYSIRSVKVLKLGTVLATVGATMALLPYFNGAATRLFFPQLANPDQAIPSLVKSSLSPFFAAIFLTGVVAAGMSTFAAILITAASAIVKDLIRDSLGARLSPDRELLISRLVAAGIGIVAFVIAIKPPAMILVITGFSWAVIAATTLWPYLFGLYWRRAGRIAAFVSMLAGSLTALFWMALKNPFRIHGFIPGIVVSLVCFVILTLIFPEQKFKITK, encoded by the coding sequence GTGAGTCCGGCGGTTGTCTACGCCCTTGTGCTCTTTTTCTATCTCGCCGCCCTGTTTCTCATCGGCCTGGTGACCAGCGCCCGGATGAAACGCTCGGCTGAAGGCTTCTACCTCGGCTCCCGCTCGCTCGGGCCCTGGGTCACTGCCTTCTCCTTTGTCGCCGCCTACTTCTCCTCGGTGGTCATCATCGGCGGCGGCGGATTCGGCTACAAATTCGGGATGTCAACCCTCTGGATTGGTGCCACCAATATCCTGGTCGGCACCCTGCTCGCCTGGATTGTCCTCGGCCGGCGCACCCGTGCCCTGACCGCCCGGCTTGGTGCCATCACCCTGCCGGACCTCCTTGCCAAACGCTATTCCTCTCCCGCAGTCCGGATCTATTCCGCGCTCATCATCGGCATCTTTCTGCTCATCTACAGCGTCTCGGTCCTGCAGGGCATGGGCCACTCCTTCTCGGTGCTGATGGATCTGCCCTACATCTACGGACTGCTCCTTTCCGGGGTGATCATCATCGTCTATGTCGCACTCGGCGGCTATCTGGCGGTGGTCTGGACCGGCTTCTTCCAGGCCTGGATCATGATCTTCAGCCTGCTGCTTTTGACCGCGGCGGCGGTCGCCCGTGCTGGCGGACTGAATCAGCTCTTTACCCGGCTCGCCGCCATTGAAGGCGGCCGGTATGTCCAGACCCCGGGTGCCTGGAGCTGGGCCGGACTGCTGTCCTATGCCGCCATCGTCTCATTCGGTGTCTGGGGCATGCCCCAGCTCGTCAGCCGGTTCTACTCCATCAGAAGTGTCAAGGTGCTGAAGCTGGGCACGGTGCTGGCGACAGTTGGTGCCACCATGGCACTGCTCCCCTATTTCAACGGTGCTGCCACCCGGCTGTTCTTTCCCCAGCTTGCCAACCCGGATCAGGCGATCCCCAGCCTGGTCAAGTCCAGCCTCTCCCCCTTCTTCGCCGCCATCTTCCTCACCGGCGTCGTCGCTGCCGGCATGTCCACCTTTGCCGCCATCCTGATCACCGCCGCCAGCGCAATCGTCAAGGATCTGATCCGGGACAGCCTCGGTGCCCGGCTCAGTCCGGACCGGGAACTGCTCATCTCCCGCCTGGTCGCCGCCGGTATCGGCATCGTCGCCTTTGTCATTGCCATCAAACCGCCGGCGATGATCCTGGTCATCACCGGCTTCTCCTGGGCGGTCATTGCCGCCACCACCCTCTGGCCCTATCTGTTCGGACTTTACTGGCGGCGGGCGGGCCGGATCGCCGCCTTTGTTTCCATGCTTGCCGGTTCGCTGACCGCCCTTTTCTGGATGGCATTGAAGAACCCGTTCCGGATTCACGGCTTCATTCCGGGAATAGTCGTGAGTCTTGTTTGCTTCGTCATCCTGACCCTGATCTTCCCGGAGCAAAAGTTTAAAATTACCAAATGA
- a CDS encoding T9SS type A sorting domain-containing protein, which translates to MRKVALITMIVLAVVAFGAEERWLSPTPTHHYTIPNPEPGIFPPANEIPFSVIDTFKYDDNMPASAWAWNQGGNGWGVKFIAPAPSFTLKGALVHFYSGWPVPGGTRAMVKVYADDGPGGSPGTEIWHSDTLTITRGQWNYVSIEEPVVGSNYYIFYVQVDSYPICPGLSIDVANNAPSHRMWSYLNGTFSEDARRGEWLIRSVVEWDPPATDAATLYFAAAMPPDTLPNINLNIRATIKNLGTDQLPLGTPVRLKITGPQGYVYEDTMTTSANLTRGQTAQMNFSPAWRIPAVTGAYRIHVWTEAAGEQYPYDDTIIYDLSVARWIEYANYNNPRWLTWAGPERAVKFNPAQFGLQYPVGVNRVRTQFYLHPSYPWPDSTFRFKIYAGDGTTLLYESPDIEAPAGAPGAIKAYDLDSMLIFTSGEFYVAVAPVHSSGHPSSLADDTTDSRSYYGTPGGWVPWTNGELFISASALGGVGVEEGYNPNLRNAELRFSNPAQDRLVVHWQVPAVSRVQLALYDATGRMVRALYAAEGVRSGRTEVDLSTLANGIYLVRLESPAGSATHKLVLNR; encoded by the coding sequence ATGCGCAAGGTAGCATTAATAACCATGATAGTGCTGGCGGTCGTGGCGTTCGGCGCCGAGGAGCGCTGGCTCAGCCCGACCCCGACCCATCATTACACCATCCCCAATCCGGAACCGGGAATTTTCCCGCCGGCAAATGAGATACCATTCTCGGTGATTGACACCTTCAAGTATGATGACAACATGCCGGCGAGCGCCTGGGCATGGAATCAGGGTGGGAATGGCTGGGGTGTGAAGTTCATTGCACCGGCACCGAGTTTCACGCTCAAGGGTGCACTGGTGCACTTCTACTCCGGCTGGCCGGTGCCTGGTGGCACCAGGGCAATGGTCAAGGTGTATGCGGATGACGGTCCGGGCGGTTCGCCAGGGACCGAAATCTGGCATTCGGACACGCTGACGATCACCCGCGGTCAGTGGAACTATGTGTCGATTGAAGAACCGGTGGTTGGTTCCAATTACTACATCTTCTATGTGCAGGTTGACTCCTATCCGATCTGTCCCGGACTTTCCATTGATGTGGCGAACAATGCACCCTCCCACCGGATGTGGTCCTATCTGAACGGCACATTTTCCGAGGATGCGCGGCGCGGCGAATGGCTGATCCGTTCGGTCGTGGAGTGGGACCCGCCGGCAACCGATGCGGCAACCCTTTATTTTGCTGCGGCGATGCCGCCGGACACCCTGCCCAATATCAATCTGAACATCCGGGCGACGATCAAGAATCTGGGGACTGACCAGCTGCCGCTGGGTACACCGGTCCGGCTGAAGATCACCGGTCCGCAGGGCTATGTGTATGAGGATACTATGACCACCAGTGCCAATCTGACCCGTGGTCAGACCGCTCAGATGAACTTCTCGCCTGCCTGGCGGATTCCGGCAGTTACCGGCGCCTACCGGATTCATGTCTGGACCGAGGCGGCGGGTGAGCAGTATCCTTATGACGACACGATTATCTATGACCTGAGTGTTGCCCGCTGGATTGAGTATGCGAACTACAACAACCCGCGCTGGCTGACCTGGGCAGGACCGGAGCGGGCGGTCAAGTTCAATCCGGCGCAGTTCGGACTCCAGTATCCGGTCGGCGTCAACCGGGTCCGCACCCAGTTCTATCTCCATCCGTCCTACCCCTGGCCTGACTCCACCTTCCGGTTCAAGATCTATGCCGGCGACGGCACCACCCTGCTGTATGAATCACCGGACATCGAGGCACCGGCAGGTGCACCGGGTGCGATCAAGGCTTATGACCTTGATTCAATGCTGATCTTCACCTCAGGCGAGTTCTATGTGGCGGTGGCACCGGTCCACTCCTCAGGCCATCCGTCATCGCTTGCTGATGACACGACAGACAGCAGAAGCTACTACGGCACACCGGGTGGCTGGGTGCCCTGGACCAACGGCGAGCTGTTCATTTCGGCATCGGCGCTCGGCGGTGTCGGGGTGGAGGAGGGTTACAACCCGAATCTGCGCAATGCGGAACTGCGGTTTTCCAATCCGGCTCAGGACCGGCTGGTGGTGCACTGGCAGGTGCCGGCGGTCTCCCGGGTCCAGCTGGCACTCTACGATGCGACCGGCAGAATGGTGCGCGCGCTGTATGCGGCGGAGGGTGTCCGTTCCGGCAGGACCGAGGTTGACCTGAGCACGCTTGCCAACGGCATCTATCTCGTCCGTCTGGAGAGCCCGGCCGGATCAGCAACCCACAAACTGGTGCTTAACCGGTAA
- a CDS encoding metallopeptidase family protein, which yields MESEQFLQLVEEVVQNLPDFFASRIKNLSVMVMPVAPPELAQQLGRHPWSILGVYQGIPYNRRGPFYGNVLPDTIVIFQQPIEARCRNEQEIRELVRRVTIHEIGHYFGLSDEELYRLEQEK from the coding sequence GTGGAAAGCGAACAGTTTCTCCAGCTGGTCGAAGAGGTAGTGCAGAACCTGCCCGATTTCTTTGCCTCAAGAATAAAAAATCTGAGTGTCATGGTGATGCCGGTTGCGCCACCCGAACTGGCACAGCAGCTGGGCCGACATCCGTGGTCAATCCTCGGAGTATATCAGGGAATCCCCTATAACCGGCGCGGTCCGTTCTATGGCAATGTCCTGCCGGACACGATTGTCATCTTTCAGCAGCCGATTGAAGCCCGGTGCCGGAATGAACAGGAAATCCGGGAGCTGGTGCGCCGGGTGACGATTCACGAAATCGGCCATTACTTCGGCCTCTCGGACGAGGAGCTCTACCGGCTCGAACAGGAAAAATAA
- a CDS encoding YggS family pyridoxal phosphate-dependent enzyme: MGVAENLKRIQARIESACARAGRDPREIKLVAVSKNQPVALIEEAIAAGVTIFGENRVQEAATKIPLIRAPVQWHLVGTLQTNKVKRALELFSMIQSVDSLHLAEELQRRCEQKGMKIPVLIEVNTSAEPTKHGVTPEGLPELLGQVLALDRLVVSGLMTIGPGLAVENPEASRACFRLLFRLKQELKQRFGIPLPELSMGMSADFEVGIEEGATMIRIGTALFGPRP; encoded by the coding sequence ATGGGCGTTGCTGAAAACCTGAAGCGTATTCAGGCACGGATTGAATCCGCCTGTGCCCGTGCCGGCAGAGATCCCAGGGAGATCAAGCTCGTGGCGGTATCCAAGAACCAGCCGGTGGCGCTGATTGAAGAGGCGATTGCTGCGGGCGTGACCATCTTTGGTGAAAACCGGGTGCAGGAGGCAGCGACCAAGATTCCGCTCATCAGGGCACCGGTCCAGTGGCATCTGGTCGGCACCCTCCAGACCAACAAGGTCAAGAGGGCGCTGGAGCTGTTCAGCATGATCCAGAGTGTCGACTCGCTTCATCTGGCAGAGGAGCTTCAGCGCCGGTGTGAGCAGAAGGGGATGAAGATTCCGGTCCTGATTGAGGTCAACACCTCGGCCGAGCCGACCAAGCACGGTGTTACCCCTGAAGGACTGCCCGAACTGCTGGGTCAGGTCCTGGCGCTGGACCGGCTGGTCGTTTCCGGGCTGATGACCATCGGTCCGGGTCTGGCGGTTGAGAATCCGGAGGCGTCAAGAGCCTGCTTCCGCCTGCTTTTCCGGCTGAAACAGGAGCTAAAGCAGCGGTTTGGCATCCCCCTGCCCGAGCTGTCAATGGGGATGAGCGCTGACTTTGAGGTCGGGATTGAAGAGGGGGCGACGATGATCCGGATCGGCACCGCCCTTTTCGGTCCGAGACCGTAG
- a CDS encoding tetratricopeptide repeat protein yields MGRKVHPAGRKAVMAKEPEPLRRSGPVLVFALAFGLRLVYLLQARANDPLFYAPQLDGLYHHQWALAVSRGMEFINDAYFRAPLYPLFLGMLYRLFGVNLFLVRLVQALLGSAGCVLLVLLGRRLFDERTGFYAGLAMAVYPLLIFFDGELLIPVLLIFLLLAGFLLFYQEERGWFYLPLAGLLFGLAAIARPNVLVFVLVFFFRLLLRHQRRRLSRALLFGLAVLVPILPVTVRNYIKSRSFVLIAWQAGTNFYIGNNEYSDGTTAIVPGTRGSWWGGYNDVKRIAEMTAGRPLKGVEIDRFWIRRGLQFWRRAPAKALLLTLRKLYLWFAGYEVSNNRDIYFFKRFTFLNWLIFQTPVFKFPFGLVLPLALAGSYLTRKKWQLLLPVYLFLGAWCLSFIPFFVTDRYRLPAVPFYLLLAVAGVRNFFRSERRERTIAGLIFACALILFNLNLAGAGRKSDPAQNLFQAAAGWYETGRLERAQQAIEQALELDSATNILSLRATMLLEQNRIEEARQIAQAAVRLHPQEADAWGIAGNVYASAGKLDSARLMYERVIELDPYGPEGWNNLGNLHLSTGELEEARFCYEQALGNSPNFVLALFHLGLVDYYQGRKDSAHLRWLRVLELDPKFEKARRALQELR; encoded by the coding sequence ATGGGCAGAAAAGTACATCCTGCCGGGCGAAAGGCAGTAATGGCAAAGGAGCCGGAACCGCTCCGGCGCTCTGGTCCGGTGCTGGTGTTTGCGCTGGCGTTCGGGCTCCGGCTGGTTTATCTCCTGCAGGCACGGGCTAATGACCCGCTGTTTTACGCTCCGCAGCTGGACGGGCTTTATCATCACCAGTGGGCGCTCGCAGTCAGCCGGGGTATGGAGTTCATCAACGATGCCTATTTCCGGGCACCGCTCTATCCGTTGTTTCTCGGCATGCTCTACCGGCTTTTCGGGGTTAATCTGTTCCTGGTCCGGCTCGTGCAGGCGCTCCTCGGCTCGGCAGGCTGTGTCCTGCTTGTGCTTCTGGGCAGGCGGCTTTTTGACGAGCGCACCGGTTTTTATGCCGGGCTGGCGATGGCGGTCTATCCGCTTTTGATCTTCTTTGACGGTGAACTGCTGATTCCAGTGCTTTTGATTTTCCTTCTGCTTGCCGGTTTTCTCCTGTTTTATCAGGAGGAGCGGGGCTGGTTCTATCTCCCGCTTGCCGGGCTGCTCTTCGGACTGGCGGCGATCGCCCGGCCGAATGTGCTGGTGTTTGTGCTGGTGTTTTTCTTCCGGCTCCTCCTGCGTCATCAGCGCCGGAGATTGAGCCGGGCGCTGCTGTTCGGTCTGGCGGTGCTCGTGCCGATCCTGCCGGTCACAGTCCGGAACTATATCAAAAGCCGAAGCTTTGTTCTGATCGCCTGGCAGGCAGGGACGAACTTCTATATCGGCAATAATGAATACTCCGACGGCACAACCGCAATTGTGCCCGGAACCCGGGGGTCGTGGTGGGGTGGTTATAACGATGTCAAGCGGATTGCGGAGATGACCGCGGGCAGGCCGCTCAAGGGGGTGGAGATTGACCGGTTCTGGATCCGCCGGGGGCTTCAGTTCTGGCGCCGGGCACCGGCAAAGGCGCTGCTTCTGACCCTGCGCAAGCTTTATCTCTGGTTTGCCGGCTATGAGGTGTCCAACAACCGGGACATCTACTTCTTCAAACGGTTCACCTTTCTCAACTGGCTCATCTTTCAGACCCCGGTTTTCAAGTTTCCGTTCGGGCTCGTTCTGCCCCTGGCGCTTGCCGGTAGCTATCTCACCAGAAAAAAGTGGCAGTTGCTTTTGCCGGTCTATCTCTTTCTTGGTGCCTGGTGCCTCTCCTTTATCCCCTTCTTTGTCACCGACCGCTACCGCCTGCCTGCGGTGCCGTTCTATCTCCTGCTTGCGGTTGCCGGGGTCCGGAACTTTTTCCGGAGCGAAAGGCGGGAGCGGACCATCGCCGGGCTGATCTTCGCTTGTGCTCTGATTCTGTTCAATCTCAACCTTGCCGGTGCGGGCAGAAAATCGGACCCGGCGCAGAACCTGTTTCAGGCGGCAGCCGGCTGGTATGAGACCGGCAGGCTGGAGCGGGCACAGCAGGCGATTGAGCAGGCGCTGGAGCTGGACTCGGCAACCAACATCCTGTCTCTGCGGGCAACGATGCTTCTCGAACAGAACCGGATTGAGGAGGCAAGGCAGATTGCTCAGGCGGCGGTCCGGCTCCATCCGCAGGAGGCGGATGCCTGGGGAATTGCCGGCAATGTCTATGCATCAGCCGGCAAGCTGGACTCGGCCCGGCTGATGTATGAGCGGGTGATTGAGCTGGACCCGTATGGACCTGAGGGCTGGAACAACCTCGGCAATCTCCATCTGAGCACGGGCGAGCTGGAGGAGGCGCGGTTCTGCTATGAACAGGCGCTCGGAAACAGCCCGAACTTTGTGCTCGCACTGTTTCATCTCGGGCTGGTGGACTACTATCAGGGCAGAAAGGACTCGGCACATCTCCGCTGGCTGCGGGTGCTGGAGCTGGACCCGAAATTTGAAAAGGCGCGCCGGGCGCTCCAGGAGCTGAGGTAA